One genomic region from Clostridia bacterium encodes:
- the clpA gene encoding ATP-dependent Clp protease ATP-binding subunit ClpA codes for MRLDNTMDKILVAAYNEAKFRSHEYFTPEHILYSSLFFIEAVEIIENAGGDIEALKKDIHQFLDENIPVIEDAEPVASAGVSSIMQISASHAVSSGKKIIKVGDIFAAILEEKESFAGYYLQKNGVTRMGVLKFISHGVSVFSKKDDESSRETRDSIKYEEEKKSENEKEFIGLFTIELTEKARRGEIDPLIGREDVLLRTIQILSRRLKNNPVHVGDPGVGKTAITEGLAKLIIEGKVPRILQDSKIYYLDMGSLIAGTKYRGDFEERIKKVLHEIEKQGKAIIYIDEIHTVVGAGAVSGGAMDASNILKPFLVSGRLRFIGSTTYEEYKKYFDKDRALSRRFQKIEVKEPSVEDTCKILVGLKDKYEEYHNVRYSEDALRLAAELSARYINDRHLPDKAIDVIDEAGARARLEADDENEIVDITGKDIEKVVSFIAKIPEQSVSGDETQKLKELDILIKKNIFGQDQAVDTVVKAIKRSRAGFSEGEKPVASLLFVGPTGVGKTELSKQLASLLGIPLIRFDMSEYQEKHTVARLIGAPPGYVGYEEGGLLTDSVRKTPHCVLLLDEIEKAHPDIFNVLLQVMDYATLTDNNGKKADFRNVIVIMTSNAGAREIGRTMIGFEKRVIDHGAIIKEVERVFSPEFRNRLDDVVVFKHINIDMALLIAKKAIGRFEEQLAAKGIGLKVTGACYEWLAEKGISSVYGAREILRLIQEKIKTYFVDEVLFGELAAGGTAVIDIKDGEIDIHKEK; via the coding sequence TTGAGGCTGGACAACACTATGGACAAGATACTGGTTGCGGCTTATAACGAAGCTAAATTTCGCAGCCATGAGTATTTTACGCCTGAACATATATTGTATTCTTCATTGTTTTTTATTGAAGCAGTGGAGATAATAGAAAACGCAGGAGGGGACATCGAGGCTCTGAAAAAAGATATACACCAATTTTTGGATGAAAACATACCAGTGATTGAAGATGCTGAGCCTGTGGCGTCTGCAGGGGTAAGCAGTATAATGCAGATATCTGCATCTCATGCGGTGTCATCGGGAAAGAAGATAATAAAAGTAGGGGATATATTTGCAGCAATCCTGGAGGAAAAGGAATCTTTTGCAGGTTATTATCTCCAGAAAAACGGTGTTACCAGAATGGGAGTACTTAAATTTATATCACACGGTGTTTCTGTTTTTTCAAAAAAGGATGATGAAAGCTCCCGGGAGACAAGAGATTCTATAAAATATGAAGAAGAGAAAAAAAGTGAAAATGAAAAGGAGTTTATCGGGTTATTTACCATAGAACTTACAGAAAAGGCCAGAAGAGGTGAGATTGATCCTCTGATAGGAAGGGAAGACGTACTTCTGAGGACTATACAGATTTTATCCAGAAGGCTTAAAAACAACCCGGTACATGTGGGGGATCCTGGTGTCGGAAAGACAGCTATAACAGAAGGATTGGCCAAGCTGATTATTGAAGGGAAAGTACCTAGGATTTTACAGGACAGCAAAATATACTATCTGGATATGGGTTCACTGATAGCAGGGACGAAGTATAGAGGCGATTTTGAAGAACGCATAAAAAAAGTCTTACATGAAATCGAAAAGCAAGGCAAAGCTATTATTTATATAGATGAAATTCATACAGTAGTTGGGGCAGGCGCAGTTTCGGGTGGTGCAATGGATGCATCGAACATACTTAAACCTTTCCTTGTATCGGGTAGGCTCAGGTTTATAGGTTCTACCACTTATGAAGAATATAAAAAGTATTTTGATAAAGACAGGGCGCTATCAAGGCGCTTTCAAAAGATTGAGGTTAAGGAACCTTCAGTTGAGGATACGTGTAAAATATTAGTTGGATTAAAGGACAAGTATGAAGAGTATCATAATGTGAGGTATTCTGAGGATGCATTGAGACTTGCTGCCGAGTTATCTGCCAGATATATCAATGACAGGCATTTACCGGATAAGGCCATAGATGTGATTGATGAAGCAGGTGCAAGAGCAAGGCTGGAAGCTGACGATGAGAATGAGATTGTAGACATAACGGGGAAGGACATAGAAAAAGTAGTATCTTTTATAGCAAAAATACCGGAACAAAGTGTATCAGGAGATGAGACGCAAAAACTAAAAGAATTGGATATACTTATCAAAAAAAATATATTTGGACAGGATCAGGCAGTTGATACTGTAGTTAAAGCGATAAAAAGATCTAGAGCAGGATTCAGCGAAGGAGAAAAACCGGTAGCTTCACTTTTGTTTGTAGGACCAACCGGGGTGGGTAAGACTGAACTATCAAAACAACTAGCTTCGCTGCTGGGTATTCCGCTGATACGTTTTGACATGAGCGAATATCAGGAAAAACACACTGTTGCGAGGTTAATAGGAGCTCCTCCTGGATATGTAGGGTATGAAGAGGGTGGACTATTAACCGATTCTGTCAGGAAAACACCGCACTGTGTATTACTGCTGGATGAAATAGAAAAGGCCCATCCGGACATATTTAATGTACTCCTTCAAGTTATGGATTATGCTACATTGACGGATAATAATGGTAAGAAGGCTGATTTTAGGAATGTAATAGTGATAATGACTTCAAATGCAGGTGCAAGAGAGATAGGGCGTACAATGATAGGCTTTGAAAAAAGAGTTATAGACCATGGGGCTATTATTAAGGAAGTTGAGAGAGTCTTCTCTCCCGAATTCAGGAACAGGCTGGATGATGTAGTTGTTTTCAAACACATAAACATAGATATGGCACTTTTGATTGCAAAGAAGGCAATTGGCAGGTTTGAAGAGCAGCTTGCGGCTAAGGGGATTGGACTAAAGGTTACAGGTGCTTGTTATGAGTGGCTTGCTGAGAAAGGTATTTCATCAGTTTACGGAGCCAGGGAAATTCTGAGATTGATACAGGAGAAGATAAAAACATACTTTGTGGATGAGGTATTGTTCGGAGAGCTGGCTGCAGGCGGAACTGCAGTTATAGATATAAAGGATGGGGAGATAGACATCCATAAGGAAAAGTAG
- a CDS encoding TetR/AcrR family transcriptional regulator, producing MPKGFTEREKEIINKKLIEKGKEFLSIYGIKKTSVEDLTRAAGISKGAFYVFYNSKEELFFEIFEQFEKEIKEQLFGDFIKSGEVTKSSFKTLVRNALEVLASHPIMKSLNKEELEYLMRKLPPEKLQSHMNEDTNFTTLIYEMLDKKGIIRECDPEILSGMFRGLAFMCFHKDDIGSDIFPEVINLFADMISNYFLKD from the coding sequence ATGCCGAAAGGTTTTACTGAGCGCGAAAAGGAAATCATAAACAAAAAGCTTATTGAAAAAGGTAAAGAATTTTTATCGATATACGGTATAAAGAAAACAAGTGTTGAGGATCTTACAAGAGCAGCAGGAATATCCAAAGGTGCATTTTATGTTTTTTATAATTCAAAGGAAGAACTGTTTTTTGAGATATTTGAACAATTTGAAAAGGAAATCAAGGAACAGCTTTTTGGGGATTTCATAAAATCCGGGGAAGTAACTAAAAGCAGCTTTAAGACTCTGGTAAGGAATGCTTTGGAAGTACTGGCGTCGCACCCCATAATGAAAAGCCTGAATAAGGAAGAGCTGGAGTATCTGATGAGAAAGCTGCCGCCTGAAAAATTACAGTCACATATGAACGAAGACACAAACTTCACAACCTTGATTTACGAAATGCTGGATAAAAAAGGTATTATTAGGGAGTGCGATCCTGAAATCCTGTCGGGCATGTTTAGGGGCTTGGCTTTTATGTGTTTTCATAAGGATGATATAGGCAGTGATATTTTCCCGGAAGTAATAAATCTTTTTGCAGACATGATTTCAAATTATTTTTTAAAAGACTAG
- the aat gene encoding leucyl/phenylalanyl-tRNA--protein transferase — MPVYRLNNDLIFPNPELADKDGLLAVGGDLSSERLLLAYFNGIFPWYTRGQPILWWSPDPRFVLFPGDIRVSKSMRKFLKKEVYTITIDKCFKEVMTACGRLRSDDTWITGDMIDAYCKLHYEGFAHSVETWYQNRLVGGLYGVSLGKCFFGESMFSTMDNASKAALITLSSKLMEKGFLFIDCQVYTEHLESMGAVKIPRKDFLEQLERGIAYETIRGMWSDF, encoded by the coding sequence ATGCCTGTATATAGGCTTAATAATGACTTGATATTCCCAAATCCCGAGCTGGCGGACAAGGACGGTTTGTTGGCTGTAGGTGGAGATTTATCCTCTGAAAGATTGCTGCTGGCATATTTCAATGGCATATTTCCATGGTATACCCGGGGACAGCCCATACTTTGGTGGTCACCAGACCCCAGGTTTGTGCTTTTTCCGGGAGACATAAGGGTGTCAAAATCCATGAGGAAGTTTCTTAAAAAGGAAGTATATACAATAACTATTGACAAGTGTTTCAAAGAAGTAATGACTGCATGCGGCAGATTGAGGTCGGATGATACATGGATTACCGGAGATATGATAGATGCTTACTGCAAACTGCATTATGAAGGTTTTGCACATTCGGTTGAAACCTGGTATCAGAACCGGCTTGTCGGCGGTTTATACGGAGTATCACTGGGAAAATGTTTTTTTGGAGAATCAATGTTTTCTACTATGGATAATGCTTCAAAAGCAGCACTTATAACTCTGTCTTCAAAACTTATGGAGAAAGGCTTTTTATTTATAGACTGCCAGGTTTATACAGAGCATCTTGAATCAATGGGTGCTGTGAAAATCCCGCGCAAGGATTTTCTCGAACAGTTGGAAAGAGGGATTGCTTATGAGACGATAAGGGGAATGTGGAGCGATTTCTAG
- a CDS encoding FtsX-like permease family protein: MVLNKKVLRTMKEHKSRYIGAFFLVLLSCMLYVSFSIAGPNIMDGIDAFRTENMVEDAYFSIQKPLESIDLLEKKFDIILEERKSIDYKYDTETTLRILMETEKLDRYVASKGSKIKHGKEILVDPKFAEAHNLNIGQYVKIDGVDFKLVGYMASPDYINPLKTESDLLHNPDAFGIAVVSREDFKSFEDSLSYFSVKFNANNIQQLKDYLNNGNIILKWVNSEDNPRISGIDGDAEANFKAGKIIPVIILIITCFLIAVVLWRLLKGEFVQIGTLYALGYRKIEILKHYLSYAVILSISGSILGTIPGLMLVKTLFYSIYIQYNVPDFTVEYNAVSIIFSLILPFAFLVPTTAFVVMKALCMSPLVLIRGGGNKVKVGFIEKKVKLNRFRFDTKFKIRELVRNIPRTILMVAGVAFASMLLLFGFSLSDSMNGMIKDSYINVYKYNYFYRLNSIQTDKPVSGEKTSVMPFSAEDSDGKRISFKIQGIQGNARLIVLKDNGGKLLSFERVIITRPLADKLMLEAGDSISVENKIDSKKADIVVDSIAETFIGDFIFMPIDRFNSTFKYPEGGYSGLMSEIEMDIERGKLASTLKISDIVDGYKNMMEPLRMIVGIIGGVALIIGLIIVYIVTSLVIEENRANISLMKILGYSRKKIYSLILNGNFILVILGYAISIPLIISAVDNILLEITSKMDITIPAKLGWVSILIGLIAIVFTYELSKLISRSKVIRISMADSLKNRVE, translated from the coding sequence ATGGTACTTAATAAAAAAGTTCTGAGAACTATGAAAGAACATAAATCAAGATACATAGGGGCCTTTTTTCTGGTGTTATTAAGCTGTATGCTGTATGTATCCTTTAGTATTGCAGGTCCGAACATAATGGACGGTATAGATGCTTTCAGAACAGAAAACATGGTAGAAGACGCTTATTTTTCTATACAGAAGCCTCTTGAGAGTATAGATTTGCTTGAGAAAAAATTTGATATTATTCTGGAAGAGCGGAAGTCCATAGATTACAAGTATGATACTGAAACTACACTGCGGATTCTAATGGAAACGGAAAAGCTGGACAGATATGTAGCTTCAAAAGGTTCAAAAATCAAACATGGTAAAGAGATCTTGGTAGATCCCAAATTTGCGGAAGCACATAATCTGAATATTGGACAGTATGTGAAAATAGATGGGGTTGACTTTAAACTTGTGGGCTATATGGCGTCGCCTGACTATATAAATCCCCTTAAAACAGAAAGTGACTTGCTGCATAATCCCGATGCCTTTGGTATTGCTGTCGTTTCAAGAGAAGACTTCAAGAGTTTTGAAGACAGTCTCAGTTATTTCAGTGTTAAGTTTAACGCAAACAATATTCAGCAGCTGAAAGACTATCTTAATAACGGCAACATAATTCTAAAGTGGGTCAACAGCGAAGACAACCCAAGAATTTCTGGTATTGATGGTGATGCTGAAGCCAACTTCAAGGCAGGGAAAATCATACCTGTCATTATTCTGATAATTACCTGTTTTCTTATTGCAGTAGTATTGTGGAGGCTGCTGAAAGGTGAGTTTGTCCAGATTGGTACACTATATGCATTAGGATACAGGAAGATTGAGATATTAAAGCATTATCTCAGCTATGCTGTCATACTTTCTATTTCCGGGAGTATCCTGGGAACCATACCGGGACTCATGCTTGTGAAAACTTTGTTTTACAGCATTTATATCCAATATAATGTACCTGATTTTACCGTTGAATATAATGCTGTGAGTATTATTTTCAGCCTCATACTGCCTTTTGCCTTTTTAGTTCCCACTACAGCCTTCGTTGTTATGAAAGCGCTCTGTATGTCACCTCTTGTTTTGATAAGGGGCGGTGGAAACAAGGTTAAGGTTGGGTTTATTGAAAAGAAGGTTAAACTTAACAGGTTTAGGTTTGATACTAAGTTTAAGATCAGAGAGCTGGTAAGAAATATTCCGAGAACTATTCTCATGGTTGCAGGTGTTGCCTTTGCTTCTATGCTTCTGCTTTTCGGATTTTCACTTTCTGATTCTATGAACGGAATGATTAAGGATAGCTATATAAATGTGTACAAATATAACTATTTTTACAGGCTTAACTCCATACAGACGGATAAACCGGTTAGTGGCGAGAAAACTTCCGTTATGCCGTTTTCGGCAGAAGACAGCGATGGGAAAAGAATTTCCTTTAAAATACAAGGGATTCAGGGAAATGCACGCCTCATTGTATTAAAAGATAATGGCGGCAAGCTATTAAGCTTTGAACGGGTGATAATCACCAGGCCGCTGGCAGATAAACTTATGCTGGAAGCAGGAGACAGCATTTCTGTTGAAAATAAAATAGATTCAAAAAAAGCGGATATTGTAGTTGATTCAATAGCAGAGACATTTATTGGCGACTTTATTTTCATGCCAATAGACAGATTTAATTCTACTTTCAAATACCCGGAGGGGGGATATTCTGGCTTGATGTCGGAAATTGAAATGGATATTGAGCGAGGGAAACTTGCTTCAACTTTAAAAATAAGTGATATAGTAGACGGCTATAAAAATATGATGGAGCCTTTAAGGATGATAGTAGGGATAATAGGGGGAGTTGCACTTATAATTGGTTTGATTATCGTTTATATAGTTACTTCTCTTGTGATAGAAGAAAATAGGGCAAACATATCACTTATGAAAATTCTGGGCTACAGCAGGAAGAAAATATACTCGCTGATACTGAACGGCAACTTTATTCTGGTTATTTTAGGTTACGCAATATCCATTCCGCTTATAATATCTGCTGTCGATAATATCTTGCTGGAGATTACATCAAAAATGGATATCACTATTCCGGCAAAACTTGGCTGGGTTAGTATCTTAATAGGATTGATAGCCATTGTCTTCACATATGAATTATCAAAGCTGATTAGCAGAAGCAAGGTAATCAGGATTTCTATGGCAGATAGCCTGAAAAACAGGGTAGAATAA
- a CDS encoding peptidoglycan-binding protein: protein MAVIYVYNPASNSMETYIRGLSEPMPYNRGNTLSVDEFRANSRANVIWTDRRTMDAWNATRSAWGRSIPVGFAFKRIWEGGHSPQSQHYAGTALDVAQAYDPATRNRFRNFAESLGVWTYVEPAYLTPTWVHVDKRTGVPACGAGFPTLAQGSVGVYVLVLQDALNAVGFPGAGLDGYFGPGTRDALMGFQRTQGLTTDGVAGCATWRALTSRAVGIGRTGTVID from the coding sequence ATGGCAGTTATTTATGTTTATAATCCTGCTTCAAACTCTATGGAAACTTATATACGTGGCTTAAGTGAGCCTATGCCTTATAATAGGGGCAATACGTTAAGTGTTGATGAATTCCGTGCTAACTCAAGAGCAAACGTAATATGGACGGACAGAAGAACAATGGACGCATGGAATGCTACAAGAAGTGCCTGGGGGCGTAGTATTCCTGTTGGATTTGCTTTTAAGCGAATATGGGAAGGCGGGCATTCTCCCCAATCACAACATTATGCCGGTACTGCTCTGGATGTAGCACAAGCGTATGACCCTGCTACTAGAAACAGGTTCCGGAATTTTGCCGAAAGCTTGGGAGTATGGACGTATGTGGAACCCGCGTATCTTACTCCGACATGGGTCCATGTAGATAAAAGGACGGGAGTTCCGGCATGTGGCGCCGGTTTTCCTACACTAGCGCAGGGCAGTGTGGGAGTTTATGTATTAGTGCTTCAGGATGCATTGAATGCAGTAGGGTTTCCAGGAGCAGGACTTGACGGATATTTTGGACCTGGTACAAGAGACGCCCTCATGGGCTTTCAAAGGACTCAAGGCCTTACTACGGATGGCGTAGCAGGATGTGCTACGTGGAGGGCACTGACATCAAGGGCTGTAGGAATAGGAAGAACAGGAACAGTTATAGATTAG
- a CDS encoding NADP-dependent isocitrate dehydrogenase, with translation MAKIRMNVPLVEMDGDEMTRIIWKMIKDILLEPYIDLKTEYYDLGLEYRDKTDDQVTIDAAMATKKYGVAVKCATITPNAQRVEEYKLKQMWKSPNGTIRAILDGTVFRAPIVVDSIKPSVKSWVKPITIARHAYGDVYKNVEFQVPGAGKAELVFTSENGEVTRQTIHDFKDSGVIMGMHNTDKSIISFARACFNYALDQKQDLWFATKDTISKKYDHRFKDLFQEIFDAEYKNKFEAAGIEYFYTLIDDAVARVIRSEGGFIWACKNYDGDVMSDMVATAFGSLAMMTSVLVSPEGHFEYEAAHGTVTRHYYQHLKGQETSTNAMATLFAWTGALRKRGELDNIPELVEFADKLEAASIKTIEEGAMTKDLAQLAEIENKKIVNTENFLKEIKLRLDNM, from the coding sequence ATGGCAAAAATAAGAATGAACGTTCCGCTGGTTGAAATGGATGGGGATGAAATGACCCGGATCATCTGGAAGATGATTAAAGACATACTTTTAGAACCGTACATAGATCTGAAGACAGAGTATTATGATCTGGGCCTTGAGTACAGGGATAAGACAGATGACCAGGTGACTATTGATGCTGCTATGGCTACAAAAAAGTACGGAGTTGCTGTAAAATGTGCAACAATCACTCCTAATGCTCAGAGAGTGGAAGAATACAAACTCAAACAAATGTGGAAAAGCCCAAATGGTACAATAAGGGCTATCCTGGACGGAACTGTTTTCCGTGCTCCGATTGTAGTAGACAGTATAAAGCCTTCGGTAAAAAGCTGGGTAAAGCCTATCACCATTGCAAGACATGCCTATGGTGATGTATATAAAAATGTTGAATTTCAGGTACCTGGTGCCGGAAAAGCCGAGCTTGTTTTTACTTCGGAAAATGGAGAAGTTACAAGACAGACAATCCATGACTTTAAAGATTCAGGAGTTATAATGGGCATGCATAATACTGACAAATCAATAATCAGTTTTGCAAGGGCATGCTTTAACTATGCCTTGGATCAGAAGCAGGATTTGTGGTTTGCTACAAAGGATACTATTTCAAAGAAATATGACCATAGATTCAAAGATTTGTTCCAGGAGATATTTGATGCAGAATATAAGAATAAATTCGAAGCTGCAGGTATTGAATATTTCTATACACTGATAGACGATGCGGTTGCACGTGTTATAAGATCGGAAGGAGGCTTTATCTGGGCCTGTAAAAACTACGACGGGGATGTAATGTCCGATATGGTTGCTACTGCTTTTGGAAGCCTTGCAATGATGACTTCAGTACTTGTTTCACCTGAAGGACATTTCGAGTATGAAGCGGCACATGGAACAGTTACAAGACACTACTACCAGCACCTGAAAGGGCAGGAAACTTCCACAAATGCGATGGCTACGTTGTTTGCATGGACAGGCGCTTTAAGAAAACGTGGAGAGCTGGACAATATACCAGAGCTTGTAGAGTTTGCTGACAAGCTGGAGGCTGCTTCCATTAAGACAATAGAAGAAGGCGCAATGACAAAGGATTTGGCACAGCTTGCAGAGATTGAAAATAAGAAAATTGTAAACACAGAAAATTTCCTGAAAGAAATTAAGTTGCGTTTGGATAATATGTAG
- a CDS encoding ABC transporter ATP-binding protein has translation MILEVNNLVKRYNDFLAVDNINLSIKEGEIFGLLGPNGAGKTTTISTITGLTRMDGGELRILGKNMKSHEMEIKRDIGIVPQDIAVFDDLTANENLDYFGRLYGLRGKVLKERIEQSLEFTGLLDKRREYPKKFSGGMKRRLNIACAIVHQPKLIIMDEPTVGIDPQSRNHILQSIRELNKMGSTIIYTSHYMEEVEEICSYIVIMDHGRVIAKGTKDELKALVAFEEKVVMELANVNYTIIDSIKKLQGVKDTVLNGNQLTVLSKKGSKNLSRIIECISEANSEIISLNIDKPTLESVFLTLTGRTLRD, from the coding sequence ATGATACTGGAAGTTAATAATCTTGTGAAGCGCTACAATGATTTTCTAGCAGTTGACAATATAAATCTGTCTATAAAAGAAGGCGAGATATTCGGGTTGCTTGGACCAAATGGAGCAGGTAAGACCACTACCATAAGCACAATTACAGGATTGACAAGGATGGACGGCGGCGAACTCAGGATATTGGGCAAAAATATGAAAAGCCATGAAATGGAGATCAAAAGGGATATAGGTATCGTACCTCAGGATATAGCAGTATTTGATGATCTTACCGCTAACGAAAATCTTGATTACTTTGGTAGATTATACGGCTTAAGGGGTAAGGTTTTAAAAGAGAGGATAGAACAGTCTCTTGAATTTACCGGGCTTTTGGATAAGAGAAGAGAATACCCCAAGAAGTTTTCCGGGGGTATGAAAAGAAGACTGAATATTGCTTGCGCCATAGTACATCAGCCTAAATTAATCATTATGGATGAACCGACCGTAGGAATAGACCCACAGTCAAGGAATCATATCCTACAGTCCATCAGAGAGCTGAACAAGATGGGGTCCACCATAATATATACATCTCATTACATGGAGGAAGTTGAAGAAATATGCTCATATATAGTGATTATGGATCATGGAAGAGTAATAGCAAAAGGAACAAAGGATGAATTGAAGGCGCTTGTGGCGTTTGAGGAAAAGGTAGTTATGGAGCTGGCAAACGTAAATTATACAATCATAGATTCCATAAAGAAACTACAGGGTGTAAAAGACACTGTACTAAACGGTAATCAGCTAACTGTCCTGTCCAAGAAAGGCAGCAAGAACTTAAGCAGGATAATTGAATGTATTTCTGAAGCAAACTCTGAAATCATTTCACTAAATATCGATAAGCCTACACTTGAAAGCGTGTTCCTCACGCTTACCGGAAGAACACTGAGAGATTGA
- a CDS encoding ABC transporter ATP-binding protein: protein MFLEIKNVTKIYKTGTVIFKALNNASTSIDRGQIGVILGPSGSGKSTLLNAIGGIDPVDSGTVVVDGSDISKMNDNQLTEYRRESVGFVFQFYNLIPNLTVYENVEVSANISKNPLPIDEILEAVGMKDMRDRFPRELSGGQQQRVSIARALVKNPKLLLCDEPTGALDFATSKEILKLIESVNQRFNTTILIITHNSPISEMAHRVIKLRSGEIVEDRTNVNVIPAEGVEW, encoded by the coding sequence ATGTTTTTAGAGATAAAGAATGTAACTAAAATTTATAAAACCGGAACAGTCATATTTAAAGCGCTGAATAATGCAAGTACATCTATAGACAGAGGGCAGATTGGAGTTATACTGGGTCCCTCGGGATCGGGTAAATCCACATTGCTAAATGCGATAGGTGGTATTGATCCTGTTGACAGCGGTACTGTAGTTGTAGACGGAAGTGACATCAGTAAAATGAACGACAATCAGTTGACTGAGTACAGAAGGGAGTCTGTAGGATTTGTATTTCAATTCTATAATCTTATTCCTAATCTTACTGTATACGAAAATGTAGAAGTGTCAGCGAATATCAGTAAAAACCCGTTGCCGATCGATGAAATACTTGAAGCTGTAGGTATGAAGGACATGCGGGACAGATTCCCCAGAGAGCTGAGCGGGGGACAGCAGCAGAGAGTATCTATAGCGAGGGCTCTGGTAAAGAATCCGAAGCTTCTTTTATGCGATGAACCTACAGGGGCTCTCGATTTTGCTACATCAAAAGAAATACTTAAGCTTATTGAGAGTGTGAATCAAAGATTCAATACGACTATACTGATAATTACCCATAACAGCCCTATCAGTGAAATGGCTCACAGGGTGATAAAGCTAAGAAGCGGGGAGATAGTAGAAGACAGGACCAATGTTAATGTTATACCGGCAGAAGGGGTTGAGTGGTAA
- a CDS encoding ATP-dependent Clp protease adaptor ClpS, which produces MTERAIFKDEVKYELKRPKMYKVILLNDDYTTMEFVVQVLVVIFHKSAADATRIMLDVHEKGKGIVGTYTYDVAITKIIQVEDMAKEREFPLKAIIEEE; this is translated from the coding sequence ATGACAGAACGTGCTATTTTTAAAGATGAAGTAAAATATGAGCTGAAAAGGCCTAAAATGTATAAAGTAATATTGCTTAACGATGACTATACTACAATGGAATTTGTAGTACAAGTACTTGTAGTCATATTTCACAAATCAGCTGCAGATGCAACAAGGATCATGCTAGATGTACATGAGAAGGGGAAAGGTATAGTTGGTACTTATACCTATGATGTAGCCATAACAAAAATAATTCAGGTAGAGGATATGGCAAAAGAAAGGGAATTCCCTCTTAAGGCAATTATAGAAGAGGAATAG